One genomic window of Microbacterium testaceum StLB037 includes the following:
- the coaE gene encoding dephospho-CoA kinase encodes MPLLALTGGIASGKSTVAAMLRDRGAVVVDADAIVREVQSPGSPVLDAIAREFGAEVIAPDGNLDRQALGARVFGHPERLAALNALVHPAVREESERRFRAALGADPAAVVVYDVPLLAEARGGDAWDLVVVAHAPADLRVRRLVENRGMSESDARARIGSQASDEERLALADVVIDTATELDDTRRQVDDLWERVAPAR; translated from the coding sequence GTGCCCCTTCTCGCTCTCACCGGCGGTATCGCGTCGGGAAAGTCCACCGTCGCGGCGATGCTCCGTGACCGCGGTGCCGTCGTCGTGGACGCTGACGCGATCGTCCGCGAGGTGCAGTCCCCGGGATCACCCGTGCTGGACGCGATCGCGCGGGAGTTCGGCGCGGAGGTGATCGCTCCCGACGGCAATCTGGATCGGCAGGCTCTCGGAGCGCGGGTGTTCGGCCACCCCGAGCGCCTCGCCGCCCTGAACGCTCTCGTGCATCCGGCGGTCCGGGAGGAGTCGGAGCGGCGGTTTCGGGCGGCCCTCGGGGCTGATCCCGCCGCGGTCGTCGTCTATGACGTGCCTCTGCTCGCCGAGGCCCGCGGCGGGGACGCGTGGGATCTCGTCGTGGTCGCGCACGCACCGGCGGACCTCCGGGTCCGGCGTCTGGTCGAGAACCGGGGGATGAGCGAGAGCGATGCCCGCGCGCGGATCGGGTCGCAGGCGTCGGATGAGGAACGACTCGCCCTGGCCGACGTGGTGATCGACACGGCCACCGAGTTGGACGACACCCGGCGCCAGGTCGACGACCTGTGGGAGCGGGTGGCGCCCGCGCGCTGA
- a CDS encoding response regulator transcription factor, translated as MPNPNVAVIVEDDADIRSLIIAVLEQAGYVVHAASGGLEGIDLVARYEPAVTTLDVSMPGIDGFETARRIRAFSDTRILMVSARADETEERAGRDAGADDYLTKPFRPRELRERVRLLLGGE; from the coding sequence ATGCCCAACCCGAACGTCGCGGTCATCGTCGAAGACGACGCGGACATCCGATCCCTGATCATCGCGGTGCTCGAGCAGGCCGGTTACGTCGTGCACGCGGCATCCGGAGGCCTGGAGGGGATCGACCTGGTCGCTCGGTACGAACCGGCGGTCACGACGCTCGACGTCAGCATGCCCGGCATCGACGGGTTCGAGACGGCCCGCCGCATCCGGGCATTCAGCGACACGCGCATTCTCATGGTCAGTGCCCGTGCGGACGAGACCGAGGAGCGCGCCGGACGCGATGCGGGCGCGGACGACTACCTCACCAAGCCGTTCCGGCCGCGCGAACTCCGCGAACGCGTCCGGTTGCTCCTCGGCGGCGAGTGA
- a CDS encoding diguanylate cyclase domain-containing protein: protein MTLDSVSLQVAALLVILVSTTMYVLDTLMLKDGVAGRYWSGAYLSGCLSALCYLIGLVLPDAFVAVAIGNGVFVGATGFIWLGCAAFNGRAMRVPLIVWGVAVLAIIVAALAAGPEGGPWAGAVPFFLGNALFATLGAIETRRGVVRGRWSAAGLTVILAIESVWFTARAVVFVTLGPESELFRAAFDTRIASLLTLVLVVAAVVVTSTLRSSDTASRVNSAAKNLTVDGDGILFRDSFRGALSILLPRAESAGEDPCVICLRIDDLRRVSMAFGPEEADAILRTFRAAARRHAPTMALVGETDTTGVTVAFVTTSVTDVRRVARSLRDRVVADVSALGTSVAPVVGAGLALASQVGFDAERLIGSADAAAAEAVLTGELPGGLA, encoded by the coding sequence GTGACGCTCGACTCGGTGAGCCTGCAGGTCGCGGCGCTTCTGGTCATCCTCGTATCGACGACGATGTACGTGCTCGACACCCTGATGCTCAAGGACGGCGTGGCGGGCCGCTATTGGTCGGGGGCCTATCTCAGCGGGTGCCTGTCTGCGCTCTGCTACCTCATCGGCCTCGTGCTCCCGGACGCCTTCGTCGCCGTCGCGATCGGCAACGGCGTGTTCGTCGGGGCGACGGGCTTCATCTGGCTCGGCTGCGCCGCGTTCAACGGTCGCGCGATGCGGGTGCCCCTGATCGTCTGGGGCGTCGCCGTGCTGGCGATCATCGTCGCCGCTCTCGCGGCGGGGCCGGAGGGCGGCCCCTGGGCCGGTGCCGTGCCGTTCTTCCTCGGGAACGCCCTGTTCGCGACCCTCGGTGCGATCGAGACGCGGCGCGGCGTCGTGCGCGGACGGTGGAGCGCTGCGGGACTCACCGTGATCCTCGCGATCGAGTCGGTGTGGTTCACGGCGCGCGCCGTCGTGTTCGTCACGCTCGGCCCCGAGAGCGAACTCTTCCGCGCCGCGTTCGACACGCGCATCGCCTCGCTCCTGACCCTCGTCCTCGTGGTGGCTGCGGTCGTCGTGACCTCGACGCTGAGGTCGAGCGACACGGCGTCCCGGGTGAACTCGGCCGCGAAGAACCTGACGGTGGACGGCGACGGCATCCTGTTCCGCGATTCGTTCCGCGGTGCGCTCAGCATCCTGCTGCCGCGCGCGGAGTCGGCGGGGGAGGACCCGTGCGTGATCTGCCTGCGGATCGACGATCTCCGTCGGGTGTCCATGGCGTTCGGTCCCGAAGAAGCGGACGCCATCCTCCGCACCTTCCGTGCGGCGGCGAGGCGTCACGCGCCCACGATGGCCCTCGTCGGCGAGACGGACACCACGGGTGTCACGGTGGCCTTCGTCACGACGAGCGTGACCGATGTCCGCCGCGTCGCGCGGTCTCTCCGCGATCGGGTCGTGGCGGACGTCTCGGCCCTGGGAACGTCCGTGGCCCCCGTCGTGGGAGCCGGCCTGGCCCTGGCCAGTCAGGTGGGGTTCGACGCGGAGCGGCTCATCGGATCCGCGGATGCCGCGGCCGCCGAGGCGGTGCTGACGGGAGAGCTCCCCGGCGGACTCGCCTGA